One Arthrobacter sp. StoSoilB19 DNA window includes the following coding sequences:
- a CDS encoding elongation factor G-like protein EF-G2: MSVKSTKESARAGGGRNGPESKRADQATGIAAQDPARIRNVALVGHSGAGKTMLIEALLAANGMITRKGSIADGSTVSDSDPAAVHQQRSVTLSLVPLMVDETKVNLLDTPGYPDFIGELRAGLRASDAALFIVSAVDGIDATTTALWGECAHMLLPRAVVITRLDHPRADYDGAVAACRKAFGDGVLPLCVPLPSAEEAPGPLSLLGLLSREVTDYSSGEATPEVRAATPDELAAAGPARGALIEGIIAESEDETLMDRYLEGEDIDTGVLAADLETAVARGSFFPVLPTSAVTGLGTAELLDLLVRAFPPPGERSLPDTTDLAGEPAGSLSCDPSGPLAAEVVRTSNDPFLGRICLVRVFSGTLREDSPVHVGGHGLADRGHQDHDTDERVTHIYSPLGATLRPVPFCVAGDMCALAKLGSAETGDTISARESPLLLATWEMPEPLLPVAVEADSRSDEDALARSLGRIAAGDPTLRVDRNAETHQLVLWCMGEAHAEVVLDRLREQGVKLHTVDVVTPLRETFATGASGHGRHVKQSGGHGQYAVCDIEVEPLERGAGFEFVDKTVGGVIPGTFIPSIEKGVRAQMDKGVAAGFPVVDLRVTLVGGKAHSVDSSDAAFQAAGALALREAAAAGRIQLLEPVSSVSITVADEHVGTVMSDLSGRRGRLTGTTSSGEGLTEISAEVPDQELLRYAVELRALTAGTGRFRRQYLRHDPVPPNYSPS, encoded by the coding sequence ATGTCGGTGAAGAGCACCAAGGAGTCAGCGCGGGCGGGAGGCGGCAGGAACGGGCCTGAGTCAAAGCGCGCCGACCAAGCCACCGGCATCGCGGCCCAGGACCCGGCGCGGATCCGGAACGTGGCCCTGGTGGGTCACTCGGGCGCCGGGAAAACAATGCTGATCGAGGCGCTGCTGGCAGCCAACGGCATGATCACGCGCAAAGGCTCCATCGCCGACGGATCCACGGTCAGCGACTCGGACCCCGCCGCGGTTCACCAGCAGCGCTCCGTCACCCTGTCCCTGGTGCCCCTGATGGTGGACGAGACAAAAGTGAACCTCCTGGATACACCGGGCTACCCCGACTTCATTGGTGAGCTGCGGGCGGGGCTGCGCGCCTCCGATGCTGCCCTCTTCATAGTGTCGGCCGTGGACGGAATCGACGCCACCACCACCGCCCTGTGGGGCGAGTGCGCGCACATGCTGCTGCCACGCGCCGTCGTGATCACCCGGCTGGACCACCCGCGGGCAGATTACGACGGCGCCGTGGCCGCCTGCCGCAAAGCGTTCGGCGACGGCGTGCTGCCGCTGTGTGTCCCGTTGCCTTCAGCAGAGGAGGCCCCCGGGCCGCTGTCCCTGCTGGGCCTGCTGTCCCGGGAGGTAACGGACTACTCCTCCGGCGAGGCAACCCCTGAAGTCCGGGCTGCCACGCCGGATGAACTCGCGGCTGCCGGGCCTGCCCGGGGCGCACTCATCGAGGGCATCATCGCCGAAAGCGAAGACGAAACGCTGATGGACCGCTACCTGGAAGGCGAGGACATCGACACCGGAGTGCTCGCAGCAGACCTGGAAACCGCCGTCGCACGTGGCTCGTTCTTTCCCGTGCTGCCCACGTCCGCCGTCACCGGGCTGGGGACCGCCGAACTGCTGGACCTGCTGGTCCGCGCCTTTCCGCCGCCAGGGGAGCGCAGCCTGCCGGACACCACCGACCTCGCGGGGGAACCGGCCGGGAGCCTGTCCTGCGATCCGTCCGGCCCCCTCGCAGCCGAGGTGGTGCGCACCTCCAACGATCCCTTCCTGGGCCGCATCTGCCTGGTGCGGGTGTTCAGCGGAACGCTCCGGGAAGACTCGCCGGTCCACGTGGGCGGTCACGGCCTGGCCGACCGGGGTCACCAGGACCATGACACCGATGAACGGGTGACCCATATCTACTCACCGCTGGGTGCCACCCTTCGCCCCGTCCCCTTTTGCGTGGCGGGGGACATGTGTGCCCTGGCGAAGCTGGGCAGCGCCGAAACCGGCGACACCATTTCCGCCCGGGAAAGCCCGCTGTTGCTCGCCACGTGGGAAATGCCTGAGCCGCTGCTGCCGGTTGCCGTGGAAGCCGATTCCCGCAGCGACGAGGACGCGCTGGCCCGCAGCCTGGGCCGGATAGCGGCGGGAGACCCCACCTTGCGGGTGGACCGGAACGCCGAAACGCATCAGCTGGTCCTCTGGTGCATGGGCGAAGCGCACGCGGAGGTGGTCCTGGACAGGCTGCGCGAACAGGGAGTGAAACTGCACACCGTGGACGTGGTGACGCCGCTGCGGGAAACCTTTGCCACAGGCGCCTCCGGCCACGGCCGCCATGTTAAACAGTCCGGCGGACACGGCCAGTACGCCGTGTGCGACATCGAGGTGGAACCGCTGGAGCGCGGCGCGGGGTTCGAGTTCGTGGACAAGACGGTGGGCGGCGTGATCCCGGGAACGTTCATCCCGTCCATTGAGAAGGGCGTCCGGGCCCAAATGGACAAGGGCGTCGCCGCGGGCTTTCCCGTAGTTGACCTGCGGGTCACCCTGGTGGGCGGCAAGGCCCACAGCGTGGATTCGTCGGATGCGGCGTTCCAGGCGGCCGGGGCGCTGGCGCTCCGGGAGGCCGCGGCAGCAGGAAGGATCCAGCTGCTGGAGCCGGTATCATCCGTCTCCATCACGGTCGCCGATGAACATGTGGGCACAGTGATGAGTGATTTGTCCGGCCGGCGGGGACGCCTCACCGGCACCACCTCTTCCGGTGAGGGCCTCACGGAGATCAGCGCCGAAGTCCCGGACCAGGAACTCCTGCGGTATGCGGTGGAACTGCGGGCGCTGACCGCCGGCACCGGGCGCTTCCGCCGCCAGTACCTGCGCCATGACCCCGTACCCCCGAATTACAGCCCATCCTGA
- a CDS encoding MFS transporter produces MNAAARKIQTVYLTLTLGNTLAASFIWGINTLFLLDAGLTNLEAFAANAFFTAGMVLFEVPTGVVADSWGRRTSFLLGTVTLAGSTYLYYLLWQLSAPFWWWAGVSALLGLGFTFFSGAVEAWLVDALHFSGYDGGLEAVLGRGQMVSGVAMLAGSVAGGVIAQATNLGVPFLLRVAVLVAMFAVAFLLMHDVGFTPERSAHPVQATRAVLRASLDGGLRNPPVRYMMLAAPFTEGVGFYVFYALQPYLLQLFGDPRAYAIAGLAAAIVAGADILGGWLAPLVRKLVRRRTTVLIISTITSSVVLVVLLATSIFWLALVLLALWAVVASAGTPVRQAYLNDMIGSKQRATVLSFASLMGSSGGVVVQPALGRAADLYGYPASLALGGAVQLLAAPFILLSRRRRSPADVATGLAAAP; encoded by the coding sequence GTGAACGCCGCAGCACGAAAGATCCAGACCGTATACCTGACGCTGACGTTGGGCAACACCCTTGCGGCGTCGTTCATTTGGGGCATCAATACGCTGTTCCTGCTCGACGCCGGGCTGACCAACCTGGAAGCCTTCGCTGCAAACGCCTTCTTCACTGCCGGGATGGTGCTTTTCGAGGTTCCCACCGGGGTAGTCGCGGACAGCTGGGGGCGCCGGACCTCCTTCCTGCTGGGCACCGTAACCCTGGCAGGATCCACCTACCTCTATTACCTGCTGTGGCAGTTGTCCGCACCGTTCTGGTGGTGGGCCGGGGTGTCGGCGCTGCTGGGGCTTGGCTTCACCTTCTTTTCGGGGGCAGTGGAAGCCTGGCTGGTGGACGCCCTGCACTTCTCCGGTTACGACGGCGGCCTGGAAGCGGTCCTGGGCCGCGGCCAGATGGTTTCCGGGGTCGCCATGCTGGCAGGGTCAGTGGCCGGCGGCGTCATCGCGCAGGCAACGAACCTGGGCGTGCCGTTCCTGCTGCGCGTCGCGGTGCTGGTGGCAATGTTCGCGGTGGCCTTCCTGCTCATGCACGACGTCGGCTTCACCCCGGAGCGTTCGGCCCACCCGGTGCAGGCCACGCGGGCTGTCCTGCGCGCCTCGCTGGACGGCGGCCTGCGGAACCCGCCGGTGAGGTACATGATGCTGGCTGCGCCGTTCACCGAGGGCGTGGGATTCTATGTCTTCTATGCCCTCCAGCCTTACCTGCTGCAGCTCTTCGGAGATCCCAGGGCCTACGCCATCGCAGGCCTGGCAGCGGCCATTGTTGCCGGCGCGGACATCCTGGGCGGCTGGCTGGCTCCGCTGGTCCGGAAACTGGTCCGCCGGCGCACCACCGTTCTGATCATTTCTACCATCACCAGCTCGGTGGTCCTGGTGGTGCTCCTGGCCACCAGCATCTTCTGGCTGGCACTGGTGCTCCTGGCACTCTGGGCCGTGGTGGCCTCCGCCGGAACCCCCGTGCGCCAGGCCTACCTGAACGACATGATCGGCTCGAAACAGCGGGCAACCGTCCTGAGCTTCGCCTCGCTCATGGGGTCCAGTGGGGGAGTGGTGGTGCAGCCGGCGCTCGGCAGGGCCGCAGACCTCTACGGCTACCCGGCATCGCTCGCATTGGGCGGCGCGGTGCAGCTGCTGGCGGCACCCTTCATCCTCCTCAGCCGCCGCCGGCGCTCGCCGGCAGATGTTGCTACCGGGCTCGCGGCAGCGCCCTGA
- the mmsB gene encoding multiple monosaccharide ABC transporter permease, translated as MSALRESLGFLTSRLRQVGIFVALILIVLLFQGLTGGILLEPQNVTNLVVQNSYILILAIGMVMVIIAGHIDLSVGSVAGFIGAVAGVMIVHWGWPWWAAIPACLVVGALVGAWQGYWIAYVGIPAFIVTLAGMLIFRGLTLITLKNQQITPFPAELRALGGGFLPDISGGTSVLEWLTVILGVGATVALLIQALKERRIRRKFDLESEPLVWFVIKTAFTALLMLIITFLLASYRGTPIVLVVLAVLVIAYTALMSNSVFGRHTYAIGGNLHAAELSGIKTKAVTFRLFVNMGVLAALAGLVFTARLNSAQPAGGTGFELDSIAAAFIGGAAVTGGIGTVAGAMIGGLIMGVLNNGMSILGLGTDYQQLIKGLVLLVAVGFDIFNKNRSGGGGDLGKRFKLKTTPPPAEEKPTPAASETVGVK; from the coding sequence ATGTCCGCCTTACGAGAATCGCTCGGATTCCTCACCAGCCGCCTCCGCCAGGTTGGCATCTTCGTTGCCCTGATCCTGATCGTCCTGCTGTTCCAGGGGCTGACCGGCGGGATCCTGCTGGAACCGCAAAACGTCACCAACCTGGTGGTCCAGAACAGCTACATCCTCATCCTGGCCATCGGCATGGTGATGGTGATCATCGCCGGGCACATTGATCTTTCCGTCGGATCCGTTGCCGGGTTCATCGGTGCGGTGGCCGGCGTCATGATCGTGCACTGGGGCTGGCCGTGGTGGGCCGCAATCCCTGCCTGCCTGGTGGTGGGTGCCCTTGTGGGCGCCTGGCAGGGCTACTGGATCGCCTATGTGGGGATCCCGGCCTTCATCGTCACGCTGGCGGGCATGCTGATCTTCCGCGGACTCACGCTCATCACCCTCAAGAACCAGCAGATCACCCCCTTCCCCGCCGAACTGCGGGCCCTGGGCGGCGGTTTCCTTCCGGACATCTCCGGCGGCACCTCCGTCCTGGAATGGCTCACCGTCATCCTGGGTGTCGGCGCTACGGTGGCACTGCTGATCCAGGCCCTCAAAGAGCGCAGGATCCGCAGGAAGTTCGATCTCGAAAGCGAACCCCTGGTCTGGTTCGTCATCAAAACCGCCTTCACGGCGCTGCTCATGCTCATCATCACCTTCCTGCTGGCCTCCTACCGCGGCACCCCGATCGTCCTGGTGGTCCTGGCCGTCCTGGTGATCGCCTACACCGCCCTGATGAGCAACAGTGTCTTCGGGCGGCACACGTACGCCATCGGCGGCAACCTCCATGCAGCTGAACTGTCAGGCATCAAGACCAAGGCCGTCACGTTCCGGCTCTTCGTGAACATGGGCGTGCTCGCCGCACTGGCAGGCCTGGTCTTCACTGCGCGGCTCAACTCGGCACAGCCCGCCGGTGGAACAGGCTTCGAACTGGACTCCATCGCCGCGGCCTTCATCGGTGGCGCCGCCGTTACCGGTGGCATCGGAACAGTCGCGGGAGCCATGATCGGTGGCCTGATCATGGGCGTGCTCAACAACGGCATGTCCATCCTGGGCCTGGGCACCGATTACCAGCAGCTCATCAAGGGCCTGGTACTCCTTGTCGCCGTCGGCTTCGACATCTTCAACAAGAACCGCAGCGGCGGCGGTGGTGACCTCGGCAAGCGGTTCAAGCTGAAGACTACGCCCCCGCCCGCCGAGGAAAAGCCGACGCCGGCGGCCAGCGAAACCGTGGGCGTCAAGTAG
- the mmsA gene encoding multiple monosaccharide ABC transporter ATP-binding protein, giving the protein MNTPILQMRGITKTFPGVKALQDVTLDVNRGEVHAICGENGAGKSTLMKVLSGVYPHNTFEGEILFENEPCNFSSISDSEKRGIVIIHQELALSPYLSIAENIYLGNEQATNGWVDWRKTNLEAAKLLARVGLDENPVTPVQHISVGKQQLVEIAKALSKEVKLLILDEPTAALNDEDSGHLLDLILHLKGQGVTSIIISHKLNEIRKVADAVTIIRDGKTIETLRLDEGQITQERIIRGMVGRDLESLYPDREPNIGEEVLRIEDWSVRHPQDHSRMVVRNANLHVRKGEVVGLAGLMGAGRTELAMSVFGRTYGTAMSGKVYKYGEEINTSTVSDAIRHGIAYATEDRKHYGLNLIEDIKRNISLAALRKLAKRGFVDKNQETVVANGYRKSMNIKAPSVAAITGKLSGGNQQKVVLSKWMFSDPDVLILDEPTRGIDVGAKFEIYTIIAKLAAEGKAVIVISSELPELLGICDRIYTLAAGHITGEVPIAEATQETLMHYMTKEKE; this is encoded by the coding sequence ATGAACACACCCATTCTTCAAATGCGAGGAATCACCAAGACCTTCCCCGGCGTGAAAGCGCTGCAGGACGTCACCCTCGATGTGAACCGTGGAGAGGTCCACGCCATCTGCGGCGAAAACGGCGCCGGCAAATCAACGCTCATGAAAGTGTTGTCCGGCGTCTATCCACACAACACCTTCGAAGGGGAAATCCTCTTCGAAAACGAACCCTGCAACTTCTCCAGCATCTCGGACAGCGAGAAGCGGGGCATCGTGATCATCCACCAGGAACTGGCGCTGAGCCCGTACCTCTCCATCGCGGAGAACATCTACCTTGGCAATGAACAAGCCACCAACGGATGGGTGGACTGGCGCAAGACCAACCTGGAGGCAGCAAAGCTGCTGGCCCGCGTGGGCCTCGACGAAAACCCCGTCACCCCCGTCCAGCACATCAGCGTGGGCAAGCAGCAACTCGTGGAGATCGCCAAGGCGCTGTCCAAGGAAGTGAAGCTGCTCATCCTGGACGAGCCCACGGCCGCCCTCAACGACGAGGATTCCGGCCACCTGCTGGACCTGATCCTCCATCTGAAGGGCCAGGGGGTCACCAGCATCATCATCAGCCACAAACTCAATGAAATCCGGAAGGTGGCCGACGCCGTCACCATCATCCGGGACGGCAAAACCATTGAGACCCTCCGGCTCGATGAAGGCCAGATCACCCAGGAACGCATCATCCGCGGCATGGTGGGCCGCGACCTGGAGAGCCTGTACCCGGACCGCGAGCCGAACATCGGTGAGGAAGTCCTCCGGATCGAGGACTGGTCCGTCCGGCATCCCCAGGACCACAGCCGCATGGTGGTCCGCAACGCCAACCTGCATGTCAGGAAGGGCGAGGTGGTGGGACTTGCCGGGCTGATGGGCGCCGGGCGCACCGAACTCGCCATGAGCGTCTTCGGCCGAACCTACGGCACCGCAATGTCCGGCAAGGTCTATAAGTACGGCGAGGAAATCAACACCTCCACCGTCTCCGACGCCATCCGCCACGGCATCGCCTACGCCACCGAGGACCGCAAGCACTACGGCCTGAACCTCATCGAGGACATCAAGCGCAACATCTCCCTGGCAGCGCTGCGCAAGCTCGCCAAACGCGGCTTCGTGGACAAGAACCAGGAGACCGTGGTGGCCAACGGCTACCGGAAGAGCATGAACATCAAAGCGCCCTCGGTGGCCGCCATCACCGGCAAGCTCTCCGGCGGCAACCAGCAGAAGGTGGTGCTGAGCAAATGGATGTTCTCCGACCCGGACGTGCTCATCCTCGATGAACCCACCCGCGGGATCGACGTCGGGGCAAAATTCGAGATCTACACGATCATCGCCAAACTGGCGGCCGAAGGAAAAGCCGTGATCGTCATTTCCTCGGAACTTCCCGAACTCCTGGGCATCTGCGACCGCATCTACACCCTCGCCGCCGGCCACATCACCGGCGAAGTCCCCATCGCCGAGGCCACCCAGGAAACCCTGATGCACTACATGACCAAAGAGAAGGAATAG
- the chvE gene encoding multiple monosaccharide ABC transporter substrate-binding protein → MLPRKEIMVRIRKLMGAVALVLALTVGATGCGSRGGTSESSGAAKPSDSLVGISMPTQTSERWIADGANVEKSLKDLGYKTDLQFANDDIPTQVSQIENMLTKGAKALIIAAIDGTTLTDVLAKAKEQNVKVIAYDRLINGTPNVDYYTTFDNYTVGVQQATSLLTGLGLVDASGKKVDGKGPFNIELFAGSPDDNNANFFWTGAMDTLKPYMDAGTLKVPSGQTKFEQAAILRWQAPVAQKRMEDIITSAYSSGTKLNGVLSPYDGLSIGIISALTSTGGYAKGSLPVVTGQDAEKGSVKSIVAGEQYSTIFKDTRQLGAQAVKMVDAVLKGQEPETNDTKTYNNKVKVVPAFLLKSVIITKDNYKKELIDSGYYTDADVK, encoded by the coding sequence ATGCTGCCGCGGAAGGAGATTATGGTGAGAATCAGAAAACTCATGGGCGCGGTGGCCCTTGTCCTCGCCCTGACCGTGGGAGCCACCGGTTGCGGCTCCCGTGGCGGAACCAGCGAATCCAGCGGCGCAGCGAAGCCCAGCGACTCGCTGGTTGGCATCTCGATGCCAACCCAGACATCTGAACGGTGGATCGCCGACGGCGCAAATGTTGAGAAGTCCCTGAAAGACCTCGGCTACAAGACGGACCTCCAGTTCGCCAACGACGACATCCCCACGCAGGTCTCGCAGATCGAAAACATGCTGACCAAGGGCGCCAAGGCCCTGATCATCGCTGCCATCGACGGCACCACCCTGACCGACGTCCTGGCCAAGGCCAAGGAGCAGAACGTCAAGGTCATCGCCTACGACCGCCTTATCAACGGCACTCCGAACGTGGACTACTACACCACGTTCGACAACTACACCGTGGGCGTCCAGCAGGCCACCTCGCTGCTGACCGGCCTGGGCCTGGTCGACGCGAGCGGCAAGAAGGTGGACGGCAAGGGCCCCTTCAACATCGAACTTTTCGCCGGAAGCCCGGACGACAACAACGCCAACTTCTTCTGGACCGGCGCCATGGACACCCTCAAGCCCTACATGGATGCCGGCACCCTGAAGGTCCCCAGCGGCCAGACCAAGTTTGAGCAGGCCGCCATCCTTCGCTGGCAGGCACCCGTGGCGCAGAAGCGCATGGAGGACATCATCACCTCCGCCTACAGCTCGGGCACCAAGCTGAACGGCGTCCTTTCCCCGTACGACGGCCTGTCCATCGGCATCATCTCCGCCCTCACCAGCACCGGCGGCTACGCCAAGGGAAGCCTTCCGGTGGTCACCGGCCAGGACGCCGAAAAGGGCTCCGTGAAGTCCATCGTCGCGGGCGAGCAGTACTCCACCATCTTTAAGGACACCCGCCAGCTCGGCGCACAGGCCGTCAAGATGGTCGACGCCGTCCTCAAGGGCCAGGAACCTGAAACCAACGACACCAAGACCTACAACAACAAGGTCAAGGTTGTTCCGGCCTTCCTGCTGAAGTCCGTGATCATCACCAAGGACAACTACAAGAAGGAACTGATCGACTCGGGTTACTACACCGACGCCGACGTCAAGTAG